Proteins from a single region of Bartonella sp. M0283:
- the ccmE gene encoding cytochrome c maturation protein CcmE gives MSNETAVRLTIQKGLRRRKTKRLMMILGGLVVLAVAAALVLYAMRGTASFFRMPSEITAEDISSGRPLRLGGFVEKGSVIKENGTRISFAITDFSNKENVKFEGVLPDLFREGQGIIAEGHFTPDGNFVADRVLAKHDETYVPKDIVDRLKAQGLWEAYQKHER, from the coding sequence ATGAGCAATGAAACAGCCGTACGTTTGACAATCCAGAAAGGGTTGCGGCGTCGTAAGACCAAGCGTCTGATGATGATATTGGGTGGGCTCGTTGTGCTCGCGGTTGCTGCAGCGCTTGTCCTTTATGCTATGCGAGGCACGGCAAGTTTTTTCCGTATGCCTTCTGAAATAACAGCTGAGGATATTTCATCCGGCAGGCCATTACGCCTCGGTGGTTTTGTCGAAAAAGGTTCGGTCATTAAAGAAAACGGAACCCGGATCAGCTTTGCAATTACCGATTTTTCAAACAAGGAAAACGTGAAATTCGAAGGCGTTCTACCTGATCTTTTTCGTGAAGGGCAGGGGATTATTGCTGAAGGACATTTTACCCCCGATGGCAATTTTGTCGCTGATCGTGTGCTGGCAAAACATGATGAAACTTATGTGCCAAAAGATATTGTTGACAGGCTGAAAGCCCAAGGATTGTGGGAGGCCTATCAGAAACATGAGCGTTGA
- the ccmI gene encoding c-type cytochrome biogenesis protein CcmI, with amino-acid sequence MTFWVFVSIFVAIVTMVVLYAVSSPRKKGQERSVVDSISSDIEIYKNQLSEVDADLKRDLIDKESAEEARLELARNILAAEKQKRQADFINKRSRGLKTVITVAIFCVPLITIGCYLFLGSPGLESHPFNDLMMKDPSNLTAEERLVRTEALFARHPDDGKLADELATGYLVEGRFQDAVNTYVSALRLNGESAPRLVGYGMALAGYNGGTINEDAKESFQKAAKLAPDDFYPRLFIAEALRQDGKFDEAIAELKNYLSGPVKDNVARKRVEDTIKELEKAKAQSASQGNLIENGKTTAPTENGSVGEQDKINNGIYAMVGKLAQRLEQNPDNLEGWKQLIHSWLVLKETEKARNALKEGQSKLTKEKALELETYAKEQGLALE; translated from the coding sequence ATGACATTCTGGGTTTTCGTATCTATTTTTGTAGCCATTGTTACTATGGTTGTGCTCTATGCCGTAAGTAGCCCGAGAAAAAAAGGGCAGGAGCGGTCGGTTGTCGATTCCATTTCTTCCGACATTGAAATTTATAAGAACCAGTTGTCTGAAGTTGATGCGGATCTAAAGCGAGATCTCATCGACAAAGAAAGTGCAGAAGAAGCCCGGCTTGAACTTGCCCGCAATATATTGGCTGCGGAAAAACAAAAAAGACAGGCAGATTTTATCAATAAACGCAGTCGCGGATTAAAAACGGTCATCACTGTGGCAATTTTTTGTGTCCCGCTGATTACAATTGGCTGTTATTTGTTTTTGGGAAGCCCCGGTCTTGAAAGCCACCCCTTCAATGATCTCATGATGAAAGATCCGTCAAATTTGACTGCCGAAGAGAGGCTTGTTCGTACCGAAGCGCTTTTTGCACGTCATCCGGATGACGGAAAATTGGCAGACGAACTGGCAACCGGCTATCTTGTAGAGGGACGTTTTCAGGATGCTGTCAATACATATGTCAGTGCCTTGCGATTGAATGGAGAATCTGCCCCACGGCTTGTCGGCTATGGTATGGCGCTTGCCGGTTATAATGGTGGAACAATCAACGAAGATGCCAAAGAAAGTTTTCAAAAAGCAGCAAAATTGGCGCCTGACGATTTTTATCCGCGCCTTTTCATTGCAGAAGCGCTCCGTCAAGACGGTAAATTCGATGAAGCCATTGCAGAATTGAAAAATTATCTTTCCGGTCCGGTTAAAGATAATGTCGCTCGCAAGCGCGTTGAAGACACAATCAAAGAATTGGAAAAAGCAAAAGCCCAATCAGCTTCGCAAGGCAATTTGATAGAAAATGGAAAGACCACCGCGCCCACAGAAAATGGTTCTGTTGGCGAGCAAGATAAAATAAACAATGGCATTTACGCTATGGTTGGAAAACTTGCCCAGAGACTTGAACAAAATCCCGACAATCTTGAAGGGTGGAAACAATTGATTCATTCTTGGCTCGTTTTGAAGGAAACCGAAAAGGCAAGAAATGCGTTAAAAGAGGGACAATCCAAACTTACAAAAGAAAAAGCGTTAGAGCTTGAAACTTATGCCAAAGAACAAGGGTTGGCGTTAGAGTGA